The following are from one region of the Candidatus Zixiibacteriota bacterium genome:
- a CDS encoding methyltransferase: protein MITRFDHSQPHLISTKGVKMNHEAMHPETLVMKFILAKWISKPIHVVATLKIPDILAEGDKSIADLSEITNTHKDSLYRIMRALSSVGIFTETENRTFANTPLSECLTADRLRSTALMFHSWWHDKMWDNLLHTVRTGAPSFEHIFGMPAFDWFEKNPGEAELFHDANNYKAASSHRVIADEYDFGGANTVIDIGGGFGGLIIEILKANPAIHGIVADLPGVVSQVGETIKKHNLEDRMSAVECDFFEKVPAGKDIYLLSHVLHDWPDDRCATILGNCRQAMNSESRLIIAEMIVPPDNSFSISKLLDIEVLLMGAGKERSEEEFGYLIDSAGLTLARVINTKENISMIECLRA from the coding sequence ATGATAACACGATTTGATCATTCTCAACCTCATTTAATCTCAACAAAAGGAGTTAAAATGAATCATGAAGCAATGCATCCGGAGACCCTTGTAATGAAGTTCATCCTCGCTAAATGGATCAGCAAACCGATCCATGTTGTCGCGACTCTTAAAATTCCGGATATTCTGGCTGAGGGCGACAAAAGCATCGCTGACCTTTCCGAAATTACGAACACCCATAAAGACTCACTATACCGCATCATGAGGGCGCTTTCATCAGTCGGTATTTTTACTGAGACAGAAAACCGTACCTTCGCGAACACACCGCTGAGTGAATGTCTCACGGCCGATCGTTTAAGATCTACCGCCCTGATGTTTCATTCCTGGTGGCATGATAAAATGTGGGATAATCTCCTGCACACGGTCAGGACAGGGGCACCGTCGTTCGAGCATATATTCGGTATGCCGGCCTTCGACTGGTTTGAGAAAAATCCGGGTGAAGCTGAGTTGTTTCATGATGCCAACAACTACAAAGCCGCCAGCTCGCACCGGGTTATTGCAGATGAGTATGACTTTGGAGGAGCTAACACGGTTATCGATATTGGCGGGGGATTTGGGGGTCTGATAATAGAGATCCTGAAAGCCAATCCGGCTATTCATGGAATTGTGGCCGACCTGCCCGGTGTGGTCTCACAAGTTGGCGAAACCATAAAAAAGCACAATCTCGAAGACCGGATGTCAGCGGTAGAGTGTGACTTCTTCGAAAAGGTACCAGCAGGAAAAGATATTTATCTCCTTTCTCATGTCCTTCATGACTGGCCTGATGACAGGTGTGCGACGATCCTGGGAAATTGCCGGCAGGCCATGAATTCCGAAAGCCGCCTCATAATAGCGGAAATGATAGTCCCCCCGGACAACTCGTTCTCTATATCCAAACTGCTGGACATCGAAGTGCTCCTGATGGGCGCTGGAAAGGAGAGAAGCGAGGAGGAATTCGGGTATCTGATAGACAGTGCGGGGCTGACGCTCGCGCGAGTTATCAAT
- a CDS encoding bifunctional methionine sulfoxide reductase B/A protein, with product KEAGTYVCKQCGAELYRSVDKFDSGCGWPSFDDEVAGAVKRTVDADGVRTEITCASCGGHLGHVFEGEGFTAKNVRHCVNSISLDFIPASKTTKISDVTLDTAYFAGGCFWGVEYYLEKAEGVSDVRSGYMGGSREDPSYEDVSYKNTGHAETVEVVFDPTRTDFETLARLFFEIHDPTQVDRQGPDIGDQYRSEIFYTDDSQKLTAEKLIQILEDKGYKIATKLTMADTFWPAEDYHQDYYDKSGKKPYCHGYEKRF from the coding sequence AAAGAAGCCGGGACATATGTCTGCAAGCAATGTGGAGCGGAGCTGTACAGGTCCGTGGACAAGTTCGATTCGGGCTGTGGATGGCCGAGCTTTGATGATGAGGTTGCTGGTGCTGTTAAGAGAACTGTTGACGCTGATGGCGTTCGTACTGAAATCACCTGCGCAAGTTGCGGTGGTCATCTCGGGCATGTATTCGAAGGTGAAGGTTTTACCGCGAAAAACGTCAGGCATTGCGTTAATTCGATCTCTCTGGATTTCATCCCGGCATCGAAAACCACAAAGATTTCTGATGTCACCCTGGATACTGCATATTTCGCCGGCGGATGTTTCTGGGGAGTGGAGTATTACCTGGAGAAAGCCGAGGGGGTGAGCGATGTCCGTTCCGGCTATATGGGTGGAAGCAGGGAAGATCCCTCATATGAGGATGTCAGCTACAAAAACACGGGACACGCCGAGACTGTCGAAGTTGTGTTTGATCCGACCAGGACCGATTTCGAGACTCTGGCCAGGTTGTTTTTCGAGATCCATGACCCCACTCAGGTAGATAGACAGGGACCCGATATAGGCGATCAGTATCGTTCGGAGATATTTTACACGGACGATTCGCAGAAGCTGACAGCCGAGAAATTGATCCAGATACTCGAAGATAAGGGTTATAAAATCGCGACTAAACTGACAATGGCAGATACTTTCTGGCCCGCCGAGGATTATCATCAGGACTACTATGACAAAAGCGGAAAGAAGCCGTACTGCCATGGATATGAAAAGCGATTCTAA